In the genome of Bosea sp. ANAM02, the window AGGCCGCGCCATCGGCAGCGGCTCGTCCTCGCCGCGCGTGAAGATCAGCTTGCCGGCCTCTTCCGGCGCCTGCTCGGGCAGCGGCATCAATCCCGGCGCTCCGCCGCGGTCGACCGAGGAGACCGAGCCGATCCGGATCGGCAGCGGGCGCTTCGACAGGGCGGGGCCGAGCGCGACGAACTGGCCGCGTTCGAGGTCTCGGAACATCTCGGCCTGGCGCCGGTCCATGCCGAGCAGGTCGGCGGCGCGCTGCATGTCGATATCGAGGAAGGTGCGGCCCATCAGGAAGTTCGAGGCTTCCGCCGCGACGTTCTTGGCGAGCTTGGCAAGGCGCTGAGTCGCGATGACGCCGGCAAGGCCGCGCTTGCGGCCGCGGCACATCAGGTTGGTCATGGCGCCGAGCGAAAGGCGGCGCGCCTCGTCGGAGGCCTCGCCCGCCATGACGGGCGCGAAGAGCTGGGCCTCGTCGACCACGATCAGCATCGGGAACCAGAGCGAGCGGTCGACGTCGAAGAGCCCGCCGAGGAAAGCGGCAGTGGCGCGCAACTGCTCGTCGGCTTCGAGATTCTCGAGATTGAGCACCACCGATACGCGGTGCTGGCGCACGCGCAGCGCGACGCGCTGCAGTTCGGCCTCGCCGCATTCGGCATCGACAACGACATGGCCGAACTGGTCGGCGAGCGAGACGAAATCGCCTTCGGGGTCGATGATTGCCTGCTGCACCAAGGGCGCGCTCTGCTCCAGCAGGCGGCGCAGCAGATGCGACTTGCCCGAGCCGGAATTGCCCTGCACCAGCAGACGCGTCGCCAGCAATTCGGCGAGATCGATCAGGCCGGGCTCGCCGGTCCTCGTCGTTCCCATCTCGATGGCGGTGGTCATGCGGGCGATGAATCGTCGGGTTGGATCGGGCGCGGACTTGCGGCCGGCGCTTCTAGCACGGCCTTCCCTTCGCTGGGCGCAGGGCTGCCCTGCCTTCCACAGGCAATGCGCCTCAGCGCGGGCAGCGCAGGGCGCGCTCCTGCCGGACGATATCGGCGATCGCCCGGCGATCATTGGCCGAAAGTGGCACGTCCTCGATCGAGTCGTACTGGCAGCCGGCATTCCCGAAAGCCGCGATCGCTCGCTGGGTCCGGAAGCAATAGCCCTGCGCCTTGTAGATCTCGTTGCGCGCGGTCCAGAGATCGGCGCAGGCCTGGGCATTGGCGGGGGCCGGCGTGACCATCGCCCCGGTGAGCAGGGCGGTCGCGAGAAACGGAAAGCAGAGGCTGCGCATCGGGTGTCTCCTGCAAGCGGGTCGCAAGCTTCGTGGAGAGGGCTTGCGAAGGCAACGGTGGACGCGATGCGGCACTATTCGGCGGCCGCAGGTCCCTGTCGTTTGCTGACGCTGATATCGCCGGCCGAATGCGCCTCGATATCGACGATAGCGACATCCGGACGGTCGATTGCGGGTAGGCCGCGGGCGTCGCTCGCGCGGTGCACGAAGACGAGACTGGCCAGCGCCGGATGCCCGGCGAGCCGAGAATGCGCCAGCGCCGGTTCCATGGCGCCGGGCAGCACCAGATGCACGCTGCGCCCGCCTTCGATGCAGGCCTGCAGGTCGCCGAGGTTGAACAGGCCGAGCGGCAGGAGTTCGAGCCCGCTCAGCATCGCGACGCCCGGTCCGCTCGCCAGCGCGGCGAGGTCGCCGCCGACCAGCGTCGTCACGATCCGCGACGAGACGGTCGGCTTCAGAGCCCGCGAGATGTCGAGTGCCTTGCCGAGCAATTCCCGCTCCGGCAGCGCGATCGGCCCCTGCAGCGAGGTGCCGTCGGCGATCTGCAGCACCGGCCGCTCGGCGAGTTGCGGCAGCGGATGCAGCGTCGGGCTTGCCATCAGCATGTCGAGTGGTGCGACGCCATCGGGCACATCCGGGCCGAAGCCGCCGACGAAGCGCGTCCCGAAGGCCCGCATCGCGAGATTGCGCAGCACGAGCAGCGGCCGCAGCGGCCCGACCCGGCTGACGCCGAGCGCCATCACCGCGCCGGAAGCCTCGATCAGCTTGAGCAGTTCGAGCTCGTTGCCGTGCAGGGGCAGCATCAGGGGCGACAGGCCCGCGCGCAGACTCGCCAGGATCGAGACGATGGCCTCTGGCCCCAGCGGCGCCATGATCGCGACGCTCGCCCCCGGCGTGCCCTTGTTGATGGCGAGCAGCCGTGCCAGACGGTCGATGCGTTCGTCGAGGTCGAGGAAATTGACCGAGCCCGGCGTGACGTCGCTCCAGCCGCGCCGGCCCGGTGGATCGCGCAGGGCCGCGTCATAGCCGCGGTTGCGGGTCAGGGCCGCGAGCAGGGTGTCGAGATCGAGACCGTCGAGCAAGGCTGAGGCTTCGTCCTGTTCTGCCCGCATCGACAGATCCTAGTTCGCCGGTGCCGCCGCCGGGAGGCGGGCCAGCAGCTCGTTGGAGAGGAAATAGGCGGGCTGCCGCCCCGCCAGCGTGACGCCGCGCGCGAAAGCGATCCAGGTGTCGGGCAGGTAATAGAGCGGTACGACGTAGAAGCCGGAGATCAGCAGGCGGTCGAGCGCGCGCACCGCCGCGACGAAATCCGCGCGCTCGCGGGCTCCGAGCAGGGCCTGCAGCACGGCGTCGACGGCGGGCGATTTCACGCCGGCATAGTTCAGCGAGCCGTTGCGGGCGGCATTCGCCGAGCCCCAGCGCCCGATCTGCTCGTTGCCGGGCGAGGCCGAGGCCGGCCAGGTCCACTGGATCATGTCGAAATCATAAGCCGACAGGCGCCGCCAGTACTGCACGTCGTCGATCAGGCGCACCGAGACGGCGATGCCGAGCCGGGCGAGCGATTGCGCATAGTTGAGCGCGAGCCGTTCCTGCGGCCGGCTGGTCACGGTGATCTCGAAGGCGAAAGGCTCGTCCTTGCCGTTGCGCAGAACGCCTTCGCGCAGCGTGTAGCCGGCAGCCTTGAGCAGATCGAGCGCCTTACGCGCCTGCTCGCGATCGCGGCCCGACCCGTCGGTCTCCGAGGGCCGCCAGGTGCCGGCGAGGATGTCCCCGCGCACCGCGCCGGGGAAAGCGGCGAGCAGGACCTTCTCCCGCTCGTCGGCGGGGGCGCCGAGTGCCGACAGATCCGAATCAGAGAAGAAGCTACCGGCGCGGCGATAGACGCCGTGGAACAGGTTGCGGTTGACCCATTCGAAATCGAACAGCAGGCCCAGCGCCTCACGCACCCGGACATCGGCGAAGATCGGCCGGCGCGTGTTGAAGACGAGGCCGGTCATGCCCTTGGGCGTGTTGAAATGCAGGGTCTCCTGCCGGATGCGCCCGTCATGGACGGCGGGGATATCGTAGCCGGTCATCCAGCGCGTCGGGTCGCCCTCGATGCGGACATCGTAGAGCCCGGCCTTGAACGCCTCGAACAGCGCGTTCGAGTCCCGGTAGAAATCGTAGCGGATCTCGTCGGCATTATAGAGCCCGCGCGTGAGCGGATGCTCCTCGGCCCAGAAATCCTTGCGCCGCCGCAGCGTCAGCGCTTCGCCGGGCCGGATTTCCTCGACGACATAGGGGCCGGAGCCGAGCGCCGGCTTAAAGCTGGTCTCGCCGAAGGTTTCGGCTTGGGTCGCATGCTTCGCGAAGATCGGCATCGCGCCGATCACCAGCGGCAATTCGCGGTTGGAGCCGTCGCCGAGCTCGAACTCGACGCGCCGGGGCGAAGGCGCGGCGACCTTTGTCACCCGGCCGAGGCTGGAACGATGGAACGGCTTACCCTTGGTCTTGAGCATCTCGAACGTGAAGATCACGTCCTCGGCCGTGACCGGCTTGCCGTCCGAGAACCGCGCGCGCTCGTCGATCTCGAAGGCCAGATGCTTGCGGTCGGCATCGAGCGCAACGCCGGAGGCGAGCAGGCCATAGGCCGTGAAGGGCTCGTCGGCCGAACGGTAGAGCAGGCTCTGCTGGACATATTTCGGCACGGCATCGGGCGCGACGCCGAGCACGACGAGCGGGTTGAGGCTGTCGAATGTGCCTTGGATGCCCATGACGATGCGCCCGCCCTTGGGCGCTCCGGGGTCGGCATAGGGCAGGTGCGCGAAGCCGGGCAGCAGGGCCGGCTGGCCATGCATCGCGATGGCGTGCCCCAGCGGGGCCGAATCGGCCAATGCCGTGCGGCCGCGCGCCAGGACGGCGAACGGGGCCAAAGCCAGCAGAAGGTTGACCCCGCGGCGGCTCACCGCCTGGGGCAATCGAAGAAATTCCATCGTACGACCTGATTCCCTCGGCAAGAATAGCATGGGAGCAGCAGGGTCACGCAGCTATTCGGGCTGGAATCCTCGCCGCGAACTCGCTAAAGGCGAGGGCAGGGTGTCATTCAAACGCCTCAATCAGCCTTGATGTGCACGGCTTGCGATGGCCGGCGCCCCATGCGATTGGGCCATCAGCGGTGACGCGCGCGGCTTGCGAAGTCGTGATCCCGAATTCGCTTGGTAAGGAAAGACAAGGAATGTCCGCTTCGTATCGCCTGTCATCTCGCGCGCTTCGCCTTGTGCTCGGCGCAGCCATCGGCTTTGCGCCCGTCGCTGCCTTCGCCCAGGCTCCGGCGCAGCGGCCGGCACGCCCGGCTGCCCCGGCCCAGCAGCCCGCCGCCCCGGCTCAGCCCGGCGCCGCCACCGGCCCGACCGTCGTGCAGGTCAAGCCCGAACCGTCGCAGACGAGCTGGACCAAGGTCTGCGGCAAGGACCAGGGCGCCAACAAGGAAATCTGCTACACCACCCGCGACTTCGTCTCGGATCAGGGCCAGCCGGTGCTCGCCGTCGCGGTCTATGACGTCAAGGGCGATCCCAACAAGATCGTGCGCTTCCTGATGCCGCTCGGCCTCCTGCTGCAGCCCGGCATCCGCTTCGGCGTCGACAGCGCCCAGCCCACCGGCGGCCGCTACGCCATCTGCTTCCCGAACGGCTGCTTCGCCGAGGCGCAGGTCAAGGACGACTTCATCAATGCGATGAAGAAGGGCACGAACCTCAATGTCAGCGTCCAGAACCAGGGCGCCCGCGAGCTGACCTTCACCATTCCGCTGGCCGATTTCGCCAAGGGCTTCGACGGCGCCGCGATCGACCCGAAGGTCCTCGAGGACCAGCAGAAGCAGCTCCAGGACGAGCTGGCCAAGCGCCAGGAAGAGCTGCGCCAGCGCCTCGGCGCCGGCGGTGCCGCCGCTCCGGGTGCTGCCGCCCCGGCTCCCGGCGCCGCGCCTGCCGCGCCCGCGCCGAAGCCCTGAGCGACTGCGCGATAGCGCGACACA includes:
- a CDS encoding YARHG domain-containing protein yields the protein MRSLCFPFLATALLTGAMVTPAPANAQACADLWTARNEIYKAQGYCFRTQRAIAAFGNAGCQYDSIEDVPLSANDRRAIADIVRQERALRCPR
- a CDS encoding extracellular solute-binding protein: MSRRGVNLLLALAPFAVLARGRTALADSAPLGHAIAMHGQPALLPGFAHLPYADPGAPKGGRIVMGIQGTFDSLNPLVVLGVAPDAVPKYVQQSLLYRSADEPFTAYGLLASGVALDADRKHLAFEIDERARFSDGKPVTAEDVIFTFEMLKTKGKPFHRSSLGRVTKVAAPSPRRVEFELGDGSNRELPLVIGAMPIFAKHATQAETFGETSFKPALGSGPYVVEEIRPGEALTLRRRKDFWAEEHPLTRGLYNADEIRYDFYRDSNALFEAFKAGLYDVRIEGDPTRWMTGYDIPAVHDGRIRQETLHFNTPKGMTGLVFNTRRPIFADVRVREALGLLFDFEWVNRNLFHGVYRRAGSFFSDSDLSALGAPADEREKVLLAAFPGAVRGDILAGTWRPSETDGSGRDREQARKALDLLKAAGYTLREGVLRNGKDEPFAFEITVTSRPQERLALNYAQSLARLGIAVSVRLIDDVQYWRRLSAYDFDMIQWTWPASASPGNEQIGRWGSANAARNGSLNYAGVKSPAVDAVLQALLGARERADFVAAVRALDRLLISGFYVVPLYYLPDTWIAFARGVTLAGRQPAYFLSNELLARLPAAAPAN
- a CDS encoding AMP-binding protein encodes the protein MRAEQDEASALLDGLDLDTLLAALTRNRGYDAALRDPPGRRGWSDVTPGSVNFLDLDERIDRLARLLAINKGTPGASVAIMAPLGPEAIVSILASLRAGLSPLMLPLHGNELELLKLIEASGAVMALGVSRVGPLRPLLVLRNLAMRAFGTRFVGGFGPDVPDGVAPLDMLMASPTLHPLPQLAERPVLQIADGTSLQGPIALPERELLGKALDISRALKPTVSSRIVTTLVGGDLAALASGPGVAMLSGLELLPLGLFNLGDLQACIEGGRSVHLVLPGAMEPALAHSRLAGHPALASLVFVHRASDARGLPAIDRPDVAIVDIEAHSAGDISVSKRQGPAAAE
- a CDS encoding invasion associated locus B family protein is translated as MSASYRLSSRALRLVLGAAIGFAPVAAFAQAPAQRPARPAAPAQQPAAPAQPGAATGPTVVQVKPEPSQTSWTKVCGKDQGANKEICYTTRDFVSDQGQPVLAVAVYDVKGDPNKIVRFLMPLGLLLQPGIRFGVDSAQPTGGRYAICFPNGCFAEAQVKDDFINAMKKGTNLNVSVQNQGARELTFTIPLADFAKGFDGAAIDPKVLEDQQKQLQDELAKRQEELRQRLGAGGAAAPGAAAPAPGAAPAAPAPKP
- a CDS encoding ATP-binding protein; its protein translation is MTTAIEMGTTRTGEPGLIDLAELLATRLLVQGNSGSGKSHLLRRLLEQSAPLVQQAIIDPEGDFVSLADQFGHVVVDAECGEAELQRVALRVRQHRVSVVLNLENLEADEQLRATAAFLGGLFDVDRSLWFPMLIVVDEAQLFAPVMAGEASDEARRLSLGAMTNLMCRGRKRGLAGVIATQRLAKLAKNVAAEASNFLMGRTFLDIDMQRAADLLGMDRRQAEMFRDLERGQFVALGPALSKRPLPIRIGSVSSVDRGGAPGLMPLPEQAPEEAGKLIFTRGEDEPLPMARPARPAPRPRPDPTEVLRRIENYRPAPQPDPEPEIELEPAEREAIMVEILRELMGDPEARSRQVAVLYQDFTVRCRMRRLGRTHLSLEEFRRRLAVARAGVSDSVATSEGWQAAVAASGTLPEDLQGLFLYIARTAIEGRPCPSDAELAEVYGSASPSRARRVLSYIEERGLIVCHVDFRGQRTLALPALGVETAPGLAQPRTAGMPRSARG